The Oncorhynchus mykiss isolate Arlee chromosome 20, USDA_OmykA_1.1, whole genome shotgun sequence genome includes a region encoding these proteins:
- the il22ra2 gene encoding interleukin 22 receptor, alpha 2 precursor codes for MASLLIPTLLLCYSSLSRCSESKEYPLDVFAPQEVKFHSLDYRNVLHWKQHANSTNDQQYFVQWKVYGEKLWTNAKECHGISRLLCDLSKETSDSREWYYARVHAAHSGNQSPWVISARFNPKWETSVSPPTMKLHVTEKGIVVQLKPPRSPHRRSNGSWISVRRLQRMSFTIHLMQSDVEEETFEMEGCAKQLLISDLSPRTTYCLTAESRLHLLGRRSTRSPRACITTL; via the exons ATGGCATCTCTCCTGATCCCCACTCTACTGCTGTGCTACAGCTCCCTCAGTCGCTGCTCAGAGA GCAAAGAATATCCTCTAGATGTCTTCGCACCACAGGAGGTGAAATTCCACTCCCTAGACTACAGAAATGTCTTGCATTGGAAGCAACATGCCAACTCTACCAACGACCAACAATACTTTGTACAGTGGAAAGT ATATGGGGAGAAGCTGTGGACCAATGCAAAGGAGTGTCATGGCATCAGCCGGCTGCTCTGTGACCTGAGCAAGGAGACATCCGACTCCAGAGAATGGTACTACGCCAGGGTCCATGCAGCCCACTCAGGGAACCAATCACCATGGGTCATATCTGCCAGATTCAACCCTAAGTGGGAGA CCTCTGTCAGCCCACCGACTATGAAACTTCATGTGACGGAGAAAGGCATTGTGGTCCAGCTCAAGCCTCCACGCTCTCCCCACAGGAGATCTAATGGCAGCTGGATCAGTGTGAGGAGGCTGCAAAGAATGTCATTTACTATACACCTCATGCAGAGTGATGTTGAGGAG GAAACATTTGAAATGGAGGGCTGTGCCAAACAGCTCCTGATCTCAGATCTGAGCCCCAGGACCACCTACTGCCTGACGGCCGAGAGTCGCTTGCACCTGCTGGGCCGTAGAAGCACCCGGAGCCCTAGGGCCTGCATCACCACACTGTGA
- the map3k21 gene encoding mitogen-activated protein kinase kinase kinase 21 isoform X2 yields MDVSKVGFPNGEGRPTDTGEHDWTDSPNARAWAHSAPLSRSLWTAVFDYGSTGEDELSLRRGDVVEVLSKDAAISGDEGWWTGKINHRVGIFPANYVTYQPAIYRLPDGSTVGVRERPSTPVQIDFSELVLEEIIGVGGFGKVYRGAWKDQEVAVKAARQDPDEDITATSDGVKQEAKLFSMLQHPNIIKLEGVCLEEPNLCLVMEYARGGTLNRALTGRRIPPHILVNWAVQIARGMHYLHEEAVVPIIHRDLKSCNILLLEKIENDDIGRKTLKITDFGLAREWHNTTKMSAAGTYSWMAPEVIKSSLFSKGSDVWSYGVLLWELLTGEVPYRGIDGLAVAYGVAVNKLTLPIPSTCPEPFAKLMEECWEQDPHIRPSFASILEQLTAIEEAVMATMPQDSFHSMQEDWRVEIQEMFDELRTKEKELRSREEELTRAALQQKSHEELLKRREQQLAEREINVLERELNILIFQLNKDKPNVKKRKGKFKRSRLKLKDGNRISLPSDFQHKITVQASPSMDKRRSLNSSSPPSSPTLIPRLRAIQLTLDESNRTWGRSTIYKPEEFDDVKKGIKKKGRTWGPSSVQTKERGNCAERVRPLSDGNNPWSTSLVKSQKSVPLAALFAEQQGTNKDEICSPDSSDNSKPKQLKFPNQVYIDLPLWKDEQQQGGEGTAGGCPGEGLEDPSTTSASSTSTTPQHTPTNSLKRASARRRTDTVLYVCASMLASVGLGFDLRDTLKAPPGDDPEPQPSVEKKKKEGLFQRATRFRRSTSPPCGRSSRKEEAALSLSAGSQGPVNLISMSSISECNSTKCLLQSDAEGPEPIPVKEVDPRAQPNSGSQPQGPGSRTQAEVEPLPQPAAPEQTPPQSMGSSLRRKNSSVVQDTNGTSGCHTTSSGQSSTMTSQKKSDREETPERAASGETVASRPRPLSLRGKPHSWGLLRGQNKSYSLGHYSGEKSARSLNIVLSSAEVKMDCSLLDMDTEGQKRDCTVPLCRIQSSPSRPSVFELEKKFLS; encoded by the exons ATGGATGTTTCCAAGGTTGGTTTCCCAAACGGTGAGGGGCGACCGACAGACACTGGAGAGCATGACTGGACAGATTCCCCCAACGCAAGAGCTTGGGCTCATTCTGCTCCTCTTTCCCGGTCGCTGTGGACGGCTGTGTTTGACTATGGAAGTACTGGAGAAGACGAACTTAGTCTGCGGCGGGGGGACGTGGTTGAGGTCCTCTCGAAGGATGCTGCGATCTCGGGAGATGAAGGATGGTGGACGGGTAAAATTAACCACCGAGTTGGGATTTTCCCTGCGAATTATGTTACTTATCAACCTGCAATTTACAGACTTCCCGACGGTAGCACTGTAGGGGTGCGGGAGCGTCCGAGTACTCCCGTGCAAATAGATTTTAGTGAACTCGTTTTAGAGGAAATCATTGGTGTCGGGGGATTCGGTAAAGTTTACCGAGGGGCATGGAAGGACCAAGAGGTTGCTGTAAAGGCAGCCCGACAGGATCCTGACGAAGACATTACTGCAACTTCGGATGGTGTTAAACAAGAGGCCAAGCTCTTCTCCATGCTACAACATCCCAATATAATAAAACTTGAAGGTGTCTGTCTTGAGGAGCCGAACCTTTGCTTGGTGATGGAATATGCTCGTGGAGGGACTCTTAACCGGGCTTTGACAGGCCGGAGGATACCCCCACACATTCTTGTCAACTGGGCTGTTCAAATCGCCAGGGGCATGCACTACTTACACGAGGAGGCTGTTGTGCCCATTATTCACCGTGACCTGAAATCCTGCAACA TTTTGTTGCTTGAAAAAATAGAGAACGATGACATTGGAAGGAAGACTTTGAAGATCACAGACTTTGGCCTAGCCAGAGAGTGGCATAACACCACCAAGATGAGTGCTGCTGGCACGTACTCATGGATGGCCCCCGAAGTCATCAAGTCCTCCCTCTTCTCCAAAGGCAGCGATGTCTggag TTATGGGGTCCTGTTATGGGAGTTGCTGACAGGAGAGGTACCTTACCGTGGGATTGATGGGCTGGCTGTGGCCTATGGTGTGGCTGTCAACAAGTTAACCCTCCCTATTCCATCCACCTGCCCAGAACCCTTCGCCAAGCTCATGGAAG AGTGCTGGGAGCAGGACCCCCACATCCGGCCGTCGTTTGCCTCTATCCTGGAGCAGCTGACAGCCATAGAGGAGGCGGTGATGGCCACTATGCCCCAAGACTCCTTCCACTCCATGCAGGAGGACTGGAGGGTGGAGATCCAGGAGATGTTTGACGAGCTCAGGACAAAGGAGAAG GAGCTGCGTTCGCGTGAGGAGGAGCTGACGCGTGCGGCGCTGCAGCAGAAGTCCCACGAGGAGCTGCTGAAGAGGAGGGAGCAGCAGCTGGCGGAGCGGGAGATCAACGTGCTGGAGAGGGAACTAAACATCCTCATCTTCCAGCTCAACAAGGACAAGCCCAACGTCAAGAAGAGGAAGGGCAAGTTCAAACGCAGCCGCCTCAAACTCAAGGACGGCAACCGCATCAGCCTCCCGTCAG ATTTCCAGCACAAGATCACGGTTCAGGCGTCACCCTCCATGGACAAGAGGAGGAGTCTGAACAGCTCCAGCCCCCCCAGCAGCCCCACACTCATACCCCGCCTTCGGGCCATCCAGT TGACTCTGGACGAGAGCAACAGGACATGGGGACGAAGCACCATCTACAAGCCGGAGGAGTTTGATGACGTCAAGAAGGGGATTAAGAAGAAGGGGCGAACGTGGGGACCGAGCTCCGTTCAGACCAAGGAGCGGGGAAACTGTGCTGAAAG AGTGAGGCCACTGTCTGATGGAAACAACCCCTGGTCCACCAGTCTGGTGAAGTCCCAGAAGTCCGTTCCATTGGCTGCATTGTTTGCAGAGCAGCAAG GGACCAATAAAGATGAGATTTGCTCACCAGATAGCTCGGACAACAGCAAACCAAAGCAACTGAAGTTCCCCAATCAGGTCTACATCGATCTACCTCTGTGGAAGGATGAGCAGCAGCAGGGGGGTGAGGGGACGGCAGGAGGCTGCCCTGGGGAAGGCCTGGAGGACCCCAGCACCACCTCAGCCAGCTCCACCAGCACCACCCCCCAGCACACCCCCACCAACAGTCTGAAGAGGGCCTCAGCTCGCCGCCGGACAGATACCGTGCTTTACGTCTGTGCCTCAATGCTGGCCTCGGTGGGGCTGGGCTTCGACCTGCGTGACACGCTCAAGGCCCCACCGGGAGACGACCCTGAGCCCCAGCCCAGcgtggagaagaagaagaaagagggtcTGTTTCAGCGCGCCACACGCTTCCGCCGCAGCACCAGCCCCCCTTGTGGACGTTCCTCTCGCAAGGAGGAAGCAGCCTTATCCTTGTCGGCGGGCTCCCAAGGCCCTGTCAACCTCATCTCCATGTCCTCCATCTCAGAGTGCAACTCCACCAAGTGCCTCCTGCAGTCGGACGCGGAGGGGCCTGAGCCCATCCCTGTGAAGGAGGTAGACCCCAGAGCACAGCCCAACAGCGGCTCCCAGCCACAGGGTCCGGGCAGCAGGACTCAAGCTGAGGTCGAGCCCCTCCCCCAGCCTGCAGCCCCAGAGCAGACTCCGCCTCAGAGCATGGGCTCTAGCCTCCGAAGGAAGAACTCATCTGTCGTTCAGGACA CTAATGGTACATCTGGCTGTCACACAACCTCGTCGGGACAATCTTCCACCATGACCTCTCAGAAGAAGTCTGACAGGGAGGAGACCCCTGAGAGAGCAGCCAGTGGGGAGACTGTTGCTTCCAGACCCCGGCCTTTGTCCCTCCGTGGCAAACCCCACTCCTGGGGTCTCTTGAGGGGCCAAAACAAGAGCTACTCCCTGGGCCACTACTCTGGTGAGAAGAGCGCCAGGAGCCTCAACATCGTCCTCTCTTCCGCTGAGGTCAAGATGGACTGCTCTCTGCTTGACATGGACACGGAGGGGCAGAAACGTGACTGCACCGTGCCCCTCTGCCGAATTCAGAGCAGCCCCAGTCGCCCCTCCGTCTTCGAACTAGAGAAAAAGTTCTTGTCATAG
- the map3k21 gene encoding mitogen-activated protein kinase kinase kinase 21 isoform X1, which translates to MDVSKVGFPNGEGRPTDTGEHDWTDSPNARAWAHSAPLSRSLWTAVFDYGSTGEDELSLRRGDVVEVLSKDAAISGDEGWWTGKINHRVGIFPANYVTYQPAIYRLPDGSTVGVRERPSTPVQIDFSELVLEEIIGVGGFGKVYRGAWKDQEVAVKAARQDPDEDITATSDGVKQEAKLFSMLQHPNIIKLEGVCLEEPNLCLVMEYARGGTLNRALTGRRIPPHILVNWAVQIARGMHYLHEEAVVPIIHRDLKSCNILLLEKIENDDIGRKTLKITDFGLAREWHNTTKMSAAGTYSWMAPEVIKSSLFSKGSDVWSYGVLLWELLTGEVPYRGIDGLAVAYGVAVNKLTLPIPSTCPEPFAKLMEECWEQDPHIRPSFASILEQLTAIEEAVMATMPQDSFHSMQEDWRVEIQEMFDELRTKEKELRSREEELTRAALQQKSHEELLKRREQQLAEREINVLERELNILIFQLNKDKPNVKKRKGKFKRSRLKLKDGNRISLPSDFQHKITVQASPSMDKRRSLNSSSPPSSPTLIPRLRAIQLCARIDSIRRGSMYVYHQDVDITSECQPSTGFRKKVTLDESNRTWGRSTIYKPEEFDDVKKGIKKKGRTWGPSSVQTKERGNCAERVRPLSDGNNPWSTSLVKSQKSVPLAALFAEQQGTNKDEICSPDSSDNSKPKQLKFPNQVYIDLPLWKDEQQQGGEGTAGGCPGEGLEDPSTTSASSTSTTPQHTPTNSLKRASARRRTDTVLYVCASMLASVGLGFDLRDTLKAPPGDDPEPQPSVEKKKKEGLFQRATRFRRSTSPPCGRSSRKEEAALSLSAGSQGPVNLISMSSISECNSTKCLLQSDAEGPEPIPVKEVDPRAQPNSGSQPQGPGSRTQAEVEPLPQPAAPEQTPPQSMGSSLRRKNSSVVQDTNGTSGCHTTSSGQSSTMTSQKKSDREETPERAASGETVASRPRPLSLRGKPHSWGLLRGQNKSYSLGHYSGEKSARSLNIVLSSAEVKMDCSLLDMDTEGQKRDCTVPLCRIQSSPSRPSVFELEKKFLS; encoded by the exons ATGGATGTTTCCAAGGTTGGTTTCCCAAACGGTGAGGGGCGACCGACAGACACTGGAGAGCATGACTGGACAGATTCCCCCAACGCAAGAGCTTGGGCTCATTCTGCTCCTCTTTCCCGGTCGCTGTGGACGGCTGTGTTTGACTATGGAAGTACTGGAGAAGACGAACTTAGTCTGCGGCGGGGGGACGTGGTTGAGGTCCTCTCGAAGGATGCTGCGATCTCGGGAGATGAAGGATGGTGGACGGGTAAAATTAACCACCGAGTTGGGATTTTCCCTGCGAATTATGTTACTTATCAACCTGCAATTTACAGACTTCCCGACGGTAGCACTGTAGGGGTGCGGGAGCGTCCGAGTACTCCCGTGCAAATAGATTTTAGTGAACTCGTTTTAGAGGAAATCATTGGTGTCGGGGGATTCGGTAAAGTTTACCGAGGGGCATGGAAGGACCAAGAGGTTGCTGTAAAGGCAGCCCGACAGGATCCTGACGAAGACATTACTGCAACTTCGGATGGTGTTAAACAAGAGGCCAAGCTCTTCTCCATGCTACAACATCCCAATATAATAAAACTTGAAGGTGTCTGTCTTGAGGAGCCGAACCTTTGCTTGGTGATGGAATATGCTCGTGGAGGGACTCTTAACCGGGCTTTGACAGGCCGGAGGATACCCCCACACATTCTTGTCAACTGGGCTGTTCAAATCGCCAGGGGCATGCACTACTTACACGAGGAGGCTGTTGTGCCCATTATTCACCGTGACCTGAAATCCTGCAACA TTTTGTTGCTTGAAAAAATAGAGAACGATGACATTGGAAGGAAGACTTTGAAGATCACAGACTTTGGCCTAGCCAGAGAGTGGCATAACACCACCAAGATGAGTGCTGCTGGCACGTACTCATGGATGGCCCCCGAAGTCATCAAGTCCTCCCTCTTCTCCAAAGGCAGCGATGTCTggag TTATGGGGTCCTGTTATGGGAGTTGCTGACAGGAGAGGTACCTTACCGTGGGATTGATGGGCTGGCTGTGGCCTATGGTGTGGCTGTCAACAAGTTAACCCTCCCTATTCCATCCACCTGCCCAGAACCCTTCGCCAAGCTCATGGAAG AGTGCTGGGAGCAGGACCCCCACATCCGGCCGTCGTTTGCCTCTATCCTGGAGCAGCTGACAGCCATAGAGGAGGCGGTGATGGCCACTATGCCCCAAGACTCCTTCCACTCCATGCAGGAGGACTGGAGGGTGGAGATCCAGGAGATGTTTGACGAGCTCAGGACAAAGGAGAAG GAGCTGCGTTCGCGTGAGGAGGAGCTGACGCGTGCGGCGCTGCAGCAGAAGTCCCACGAGGAGCTGCTGAAGAGGAGGGAGCAGCAGCTGGCGGAGCGGGAGATCAACGTGCTGGAGAGGGAACTAAACATCCTCATCTTCCAGCTCAACAAGGACAAGCCCAACGTCAAGAAGAGGAAGGGCAAGTTCAAACGCAGCCGCCTCAAACTCAAGGACGGCAACCGCATCAGCCTCCCGTCAG ATTTCCAGCACAAGATCACGGTTCAGGCGTCACCCTCCATGGACAAGAGGAGGAGTCTGAACAGCTCCAGCCCCCCCAGCAGCCCCACACTCATACCCCGCCTTCGGGCCATCCAGT TGTGTGCCCGCATTGACAGTATTCGAAGGGGCAGTATGTATGTGTATCACCAGGATGTGGATATCACCAGCGAATGCCAGCCCTCTACTGGGTTTAGGAAGAAAG TGACTCTGGACGAGAGCAACAGGACATGGGGACGAAGCACCATCTACAAGCCGGAGGAGTTTGATGACGTCAAGAAGGGGATTAAGAAGAAGGGGCGAACGTGGGGACCGAGCTCCGTTCAGACCAAGGAGCGGGGAAACTGTGCTGAAAG AGTGAGGCCACTGTCTGATGGAAACAACCCCTGGTCCACCAGTCTGGTGAAGTCCCAGAAGTCCGTTCCATTGGCTGCATTGTTTGCAGAGCAGCAAG GGACCAATAAAGATGAGATTTGCTCACCAGATAGCTCGGACAACAGCAAACCAAAGCAACTGAAGTTCCCCAATCAGGTCTACATCGATCTACCTCTGTGGAAGGATGAGCAGCAGCAGGGGGGTGAGGGGACGGCAGGAGGCTGCCCTGGGGAAGGCCTGGAGGACCCCAGCACCACCTCAGCCAGCTCCACCAGCACCACCCCCCAGCACACCCCCACCAACAGTCTGAAGAGGGCCTCAGCTCGCCGCCGGACAGATACCGTGCTTTACGTCTGTGCCTCAATGCTGGCCTCGGTGGGGCTGGGCTTCGACCTGCGTGACACGCTCAAGGCCCCACCGGGAGACGACCCTGAGCCCCAGCCCAGcgtggagaagaagaagaaagagggtcTGTTTCAGCGCGCCACACGCTTCCGCCGCAGCACCAGCCCCCCTTGTGGACGTTCCTCTCGCAAGGAGGAAGCAGCCTTATCCTTGTCGGCGGGCTCCCAAGGCCCTGTCAACCTCATCTCCATGTCCTCCATCTCAGAGTGCAACTCCACCAAGTGCCTCCTGCAGTCGGACGCGGAGGGGCCTGAGCCCATCCCTGTGAAGGAGGTAGACCCCAGAGCACAGCCCAACAGCGGCTCCCAGCCACAGGGTCCGGGCAGCAGGACTCAAGCTGAGGTCGAGCCCCTCCCCCAGCCTGCAGCCCCAGAGCAGACTCCGCCTCAGAGCATGGGCTCTAGCCTCCGAAGGAAGAACTCATCTGTCGTTCAGGACA CTAATGGTACATCTGGCTGTCACACAACCTCGTCGGGACAATCTTCCACCATGACCTCTCAGAAGAAGTCTGACAGGGAGGAGACCCCTGAGAGAGCAGCCAGTGGGGAGACTGTTGCTTCCAGACCCCGGCCTTTGTCCCTCCGTGGCAAACCCCACTCCTGGGGTCTCTTGAGGGGCCAAAACAAGAGCTACTCCCTGGGCCACTACTCTGGTGAGAAGAGCGCCAGGAGCCTCAACATCGTCCTCTCTTCCGCTGAGGTCAAGATGGACTGCTCTCTGCTTGACATGGACACGGAGGGGCAGAAACGTGACTGCACCGTGCCCCTCTGCCGAATTCAGAGCAGCCCCAGTCGCCCCTCCGTCTTCGAACTAGAGAAAAAGTTCTTGTCATAG
- the map3k21 gene encoding mitogen-activated protein kinase kinase kinase 21 isoform X3: protein MSAAGTYSWMAPEVIKSSLFSKGSDVWSYGVLLWELLTGEVPYRGIDGLAVAYGVAVNKLTLPIPSTCPEPFAKLMEECWEQDPHIRPSFASILEQLTAIEEAVMATMPQDSFHSMQEDWRVEIQEMFDELRTKEKELRSREEELTRAALQQKSHEELLKRREQQLAEREINVLERELNILIFQLNKDKPNVKKRKGKFKRSRLKLKDGNRISLPSDFQHKITVQASPSMDKRRSLNSSSPPSSPTLIPRLRAIQLCARIDSIRRGSMYVYHQDVDITSECQPSTGFRKKVTLDESNRTWGRSTIYKPEEFDDVKKGIKKKGRTWGPSSVQTKERGNCAERVRPLSDGNNPWSTSLVKSQKSVPLAALFAEQQGTNKDEICSPDSSDNSKPKQLKFPNQVYIDLPLWKDEQQQGGEGTAGGCPGEGLEDPSTTSASSTSTTPQHTPTNSLKRASARRRTDTVLYVCASMLASVGLGFDLRDTLKAPPGDDPEPQPSVEKKKKEGLFQRATRFRRSTSPPCGRSSRKEEAALSLSAGSQGPVNLISMSSISECNSTKCLLQSDAEGPEPIPVKEVDPRAQPNSGSQPQGPGSRTQAEVEPLPQPAAPEQTPPQSMGSSLRRKNSSVVQDTNGTSGCHTTSSGQSSTMTSQKKSDREETPERAASGETVASRPRPLSLRGKPHSWGLLRGQNKSYSLGHYSGEKSARSLNIVLSSAEVKMDCSLLDMDTEGQKRDCTVPLCRIQSSPSRPSVFELEKKFLS, encoded by the exons ATGAGTGCTGCTGGCACGTACTCATGGATGGCCCCCGAAGTCATCAAGTCCTCCCTCTTCTCCAAAGGCAGCGATGTCTggag TTATGGGGTCCTGTTATGGGAGTTGCTGACAGGAGAGGTACCTTACCGTGGGATTGATGGGCTGGCTGTGGCCTATGGTGTGGCTGTCAACAAGTTAACCCTCCCTATTCCATCCACCTGCCCAGAACCCTTCGCCAAGCTCATGGAAG AGTGCTGGGAGCAGGACCCCCACATCCGGCCGTCGTTTGCCTCTATCCTGGAGCAGCTGACAGCCATAGAGGAGGCGGTGATGGCCACTATGCCCCAAGACTCCTTCCACTCCATGCAGGAGGACTGGAGGGTGGAGATCCAGGAGATGTTTGACGAGCTCAGGACAAAGGAGAAG GAGCTGCGTTCGCGTGAGGAGGAGCTGACGCGTGCGGCGCTGCAGCAGAAGTCCCACGAGGAGCTGCTGAAGAGGAGGGAGCAGCAGCTGGCGGAGCGGGAGATCAACGTGCTGGAGAGGGAACTAAACATCCTCATCTTCCAGCTCAACAAGGACAAGCCCAACGTCAAGAAGAGGAAGGGCAAGTTCAAACGCAGCCGCCTCAAACTCAAGGACGGCAACCGCATCAGCCTCCCGTCAG ATTTCCAGCACAAGATCACGGTTCAGGCGTCACCCTCCATGGACAAGAGGAGGAGTCTGAACAGCTCCAGCCCCCCCAGCAGCCCCACACTCATACCCCGCCTTCGGGCCATCCAGT TGTGTGCCCGCATTGACAGTATTCGAAGGGGCAGTATGTATGTGTATCACCAGGATGTGGATATCACCAGCGAATGCCAGCCCTCTACTGGGTTTAGGAAGAAAG TGACTCTGGACGAGAGCAACAGGACATGGGGACGAAGCACCATCTACAAGCCGGAGGAGTTTGATGACGTCAAGAAGGGGATTAAGAAGAAGGGGCGAACGTGGGGACCGAGCTCCGTTCAGACCAAGGAGCGGGGAAACTGTGCTGAAAG AGTGAGGCCACTGTCTGATGGAAACAACCCCTGGTCCACCAGTCTGGTGAAGTCCCAGAAGTCCGTTCCATTGGCTGCATTGTTTGCAGAGCAGCAAG GGACCAATAAAGATGAGATTTGCTCACCAGATAGCTCGGACAACAGCAAACCAAAGCAACTGAAGTTCCCCAATCAGGTCTACATCGATCTACCTCTGTGGAAGGATGAGCAGCAGCAGGGGGGTGAGGGGACGGCAGGAGGCTGCCCTGGGGAAGGCCTGGAGGACCCCAGCACCACCTCAGCCAGCTCCACCAGCACCACCCCCCAGCACACCCCCACCAACAGTCTGAAGAGGGCCTCAGCTCGCCGCCGGACAGATACCGTGCTTTACGTCTGTGCCTCAATGCTGGCCTCGGTGGGGCTGGGCTTCGACCTGCGTGACACGCTCAAGGCCCCACCGGGAGACGACCCTGAGCCCCAGCCCAGcgtggagaagaagaagaaagagggtcTGTTTCAGCGCGCCACACGCTTCCGCCGCAGCACCAGCCCCCCTTGTGGACGTTCCTCTCGCAAGGAGGAAGCAGCCTTATCCTTGTCGGCGGGCTCCCAAGGCCCTGTCAACCTCATCTCCATGTCCTCCATCTCAGAGTGCAACTCCACCAAGTGCCTCCTGCAGTCGGACGCGGAGGGGCCTGAGCCCATCCCTGTGAAGGAGGTAGACCCCAGAGCACAGCCCAACAGCGGCTCCCAGCCACAGGGTCCGGGCAGCAGGACTCAAGCTGAGGTCGAGCCCCTCCCCCAGCCTGCAGCCCCAGAGCAGACTCCGCCTCAGAGCATGGGCTCTAGCCTCCGAAGGAAGAACTCATCTGTCGTTCAGGACA CTAATGGTACATCTGGCTGTCACACAACCTCGTCGGGACAATCTTCCACCATGACCTCTCAGAAGAAGTCTGACAGGGAGGAGACCCCTGAGAGAGCAGCCAGTGGGGAGACTGTTGCTTCCAGACCCCGGCCTTTGTCCCTCCGTGGCAAACCCCACTCCTGGGGTCTCTTGAGGGGCCAAAACAAGAGCTACTCCCTGGGCCACTACTCTGGTGAGAAGAGCGCCAGGAGCCTCAACATCGTCCTCTCTTCCGCTGAGGTCAAGATGGACTGCTCTCTGCTTGACATGGACACGGAGGGGCAGAAACGTGACTGCACCGTGCCCCTCTGCCGAATTCAGAGCAGCCCCAGTCGCCCCTCCGTCTTCGAACTAGAGAAAAAGTTCTTGTCATAG